Proteins encoded in a region of the Deltaproteobacteria bacterium genome:
- a CDS encoding nucleotidyltransferase domain-containing protein — protein sequence MKIDEKILKDIVQRILSVTKPERIILFGSAAMGTMIIDSDIDLLIVEPDFINQRKENIRLRSALGDIGIPVDIFAMTSERFDETKDIIGGLAYPANKYGKVIYEMSRRGESGIYPRVDQ from the coding sequence ATGAAGATCGATGAGAAGATTTTGAAAGATATCGTTCAGCGTATATTGTCGGTTACTAAACCGGAACGAATCATTCTGTTTGGATCTGCGGCGATGGGCACTATGATCATCGACAGCGACATTGATTTATTGATTGTAGAGCCTGATTTCATAAACCAGCGGAAAGAAAACATTCGATTACGTTCTGCCCTGGGAGATATAGGGATTCCCGTAGATATTTTTGCTATGACTTCTGAAAGGTTTGATGAAACCAAGGATATAATTGGCGGATTAGCCTATCCGGCAAACAAATATGGGAAGGTAATCTATGAAATGTCCCGAAGAGGTGAAAGCGGAATTTACCCGAGAGTGGATCAGTAA